The proteins below come from a single Pseudomonas chlororaphis genomic window:
- the trkA gene encoding potassium transporter peripheral membrane component (involved in potassium uptake; found to be peripherally associated with the inner membrane in Escherichia coli; contains an NAD-binding domain), with product MKIIILGAGQVGGSLAEHLASEANDITVVDTDGERLRDLGDRLDIRTVQGRGSLPTVLRQAGADDADMLVAVTNSDETNMVACQVAHTLFHTPTKIARVREAAYLTRSDLFDNEAIPVDVLISPEQVVTNYIKRLIEHPGALQVIDFAEGQAQLVAVKAYYGGPLVGQQLRQLREHMPNVETRVAAIFRRDRPILPQGDTVIEADDEVFFIAAKANIRAVMSEMRRLDESYKRIVIAGGGQIGERLAEAIESRYQVKIIEMSPARCRYLSDTLDSTVVLQGSASDRDLLLEENIADADIFLALTNDDEANIMSSLLAKRLGAKKVMTIINNPAYVDLIQGGDIDIAISPQLATIGTLLAHVRRGDIVSVHSLRRGAAEAIEAIAHGDAKSSKVIGKAIRDIGLPPGTTIGAIIRDEEVLIAHDDTVVQAGDHVILFLVDKKHIRDVEKLFHVGLSFF from the coding sequence ATGAAAATCATCATCCTTGGCGCCGGGCAGGTCGGCGGTTCGCTGGCGGAACACCTGGCCAGCGAGGCCAATGACATCACCGTGGTCGATACCGACGGTGAACGCCTGCGAGACCTGGGCGACCGTCTCGACATCCGCACCGTGCAGGGTCGGGGCTCATTGCCGACGGTACTGCGCCAGGCCGGGGCCGACGATGCCGACATGCTCGTGGCCGTCACCAACAGCGATGAAACCAACATGGTCGCCTGCCAGGTCGCCCACACCCTGTTCCACACCCCGACCAAGATCGCCCGGGTGCGCGAAGCGGCCTACCTGACCCGTTCCGACCTGTTCGACAACGAAGCCATCCCGGTGGATGTGCTGATCAGCCCCGAGCAGGTGGTGACCAACTACATCAAGCGCCTGATCGAGCATCCGGGGGCCTTGCAGGTGATCGACTTTGCCGAAGGCCAGGCACAACTGGTGGCGGTGAAGGCCTACTACGGTGGCCCGTTGGTGGGCCAGCAACTGCGCCAACTGCGCGAGCACATGCCCAATGTCGAGACCCGTGTGGCGGCGATCTTCCGCCGCGACCGGCCGATCCTGCCCCAGGGCGACACGGTGATCGAAGCCGACGACGAGGTGTTTTTCATCGCGGCCAAGGCGAACATTCGCGCAGTGATGAGCGAAATGCGCCGCCTCGACGAAAGCTACAAGCGCATCGTGATCGCCGGCGGCGGGCAGATTGGCGAACGCCTGGCCGAAGCCATCGAGAGCCGTTACCAGGTCAAGATCATCGAGATGAGCCCCGCCCGCTGCCGCTACCTCTCGGACACCCTCGACAGCACCGTGGTGCTGCAGGGCAGCGCCTCGGACCGGGACCTGCTGCTGGAAGAGAACATCGCCGATGCCGACATCTTCCTGGCCCTGACCAACGACGACGAAGCCAACATCATGTCGTCACTGTTGGCCAAGCGCCTGGGGGCGAAGAAGGTGATGACCATCATCAACAACCCGGCCTATGTCGACCTCATCCAGGGCGGCGACATCGACATCGCCATCAGCCCGCAACTGGCGACCATCGGCACCTTGCTGGCGCATGTGCGGCGCGGCGACATCGTCAGCGTGCACTCCCTGCGCCGGGGCGCGGCCGAGGCCATCGAGGCGATTGCCCATGGCGATGCCAAATCCAGCAAAGTGATCGGCAAGGCCATCCGCGACATCGGCCTGCCACCGGGCACCACCATCGGCGCCATCATCCGCGATGAAGAAGTGTTGATTGCCCATGACGACACGGTGGTCCAGGCGGGCGACCATGTGATCCTGTTCCTGGTGGACAAGAAGCACATTCGCGATGTCGAGAAGCTGTTCCATGTGGGGTTGAGCTTTTTCTGA
- a CDS encoding ABC transporter substrate-binding protein, with protein sequence MSRFFLLFVAFFANFLLIAPAQAEVKVLTSIKPLQLIAAAVQDGLGVPEVLLPPGASPHHYALRPSDVRKVQSVDLLYWIGPDMEGFLPRVLNGRTAPSVALQDLPGLKLRHFAEDSHSHTDEDGDEHDHDHRPGTIDAHLWLSPLNARVIAAKMAADLSAADPANASRYQSNLAGFNQRLDALDTRLKGRLAGVAGKPYFVFHEAFDYFEDHYGLKHAGVFAVAAEVQPGAQHVAAMRTRLQAVGKTCVFSEPPLRPRLAETLVAGLPVKLAELDALGGYTPATAQGYEQLLEKLGNDLAGCLESL encoded by the coding sequence GTGTCCCGATTTTTTTTGCTCTTTGTCGCTTTTTTCGCCAATTTCCTGTTGATTGCCCCAGCCCAGGCCGAGGTCAAGGTCCTGACCAGTATCAAGCCGTTGCAACTGATTGCCGCGGCGGTGCAGGACGGCCTGGGCGTGCCTGAGGTGCTGCTGCCGCCCGGCGCTTCGCCCCATCACTACGCGCTGCGGCCCTCCGATGTACGCAAAGTGCAGTCGGTGGACCTGCTCTACTGGATCGGCCCCGACATGGAAGGTTTCCTGCCGCGGGTGTTGAACGGTCGTACGGCGCCTTCTGTCGCGCTGCAGGACTTGCCGGGACTCAAGCTGCGTCATTTCGCCGAGGACAGCCATTCCCATACCGACGAGGATGGCGACGAGCACGATCATGATCATCGTCCCGGCACGATCGACGCGCATCTGTGGCTTTCGCCGCTCAATGCCCGAGTGATCGCCGCAAAAATGGCCGCGGACCTGAGCGCGGCCGATCCAGCCAATGCCTCGCGCTATCAAAGCAACCTCGCAGGCTTCAACCAGCGCCTCGACGCTCTGGACACGCGCCTCAAGGGCCGTCTGGCCGGGGTCGCGGGCAAGCCGTACTTCGTCTTCCACGAAGCGTTCGACTATTTCGAAGACCACTACGGCCTCAAGCACGCCGGGGTGTTCGCCGTGGCGGCCGAAGTCCAGCCCGGTGCCCAGCACGTAGCGGCGATGCGTACGCGCTTGCAGGCCGTGGGCAAGACCTGCGTGTTCAGCGAGCCGCCCCTGCGGCCACGCCTGGCTGAAACCCTGGTGGCCGGGTTGCCGGTGAAGCTGGCGGAACTGGACGCATTGGGTGGCTACACCCCGGCGACCGCGCAAGGATACGAGCAACTGCTGGAAAAACTGGGCAATGACCTGGCGGGGTGCCTGGAGTCGTTATAA
- a CDS encoding Fur family transcriptional regulator: MPITPLASRPHDHSHCVHSALSEADAICARQGLRLTALRRRVLELVWQSHKPLGAYDILAVLSEQDGRRAAPPTVYRALDFLLENGLVHRISSLNAFVGCNHPEHTHQGQFLICRECHAAIELEQKSISDAIIASAQDVGFVVDTQTVEVVGLCSGCQGA, encoded by the coding sequence ATGCCTATTACACCCCTTGCCAGTCGCCCCCATGATCACTCCCACTGCGTGCACAGCGCGCTGTCCGAGGCCGATGCCATCTGCGCACGCCAAGGGTTGCGCCTGACGGCGTTGCGCCGCCGGGTGCTGGAGTTGGTCTGGCAAAGCCACAAGCCGCTGGGCGCCTACGACATCCTGGCGGTACTCAGCGAGCAGGATGGCCGCCGCGCCGCGCCGCCGACGGTGTATCGCGCGCTGGATTTCCTGCTGGAAAACGGTCTGGTGCATCGCATTTCCTCGCTCAACGCCTTCGTCGGCTGCAACCACCCGGAACATACCCACCAGGGCCAGTTCCTGATCTGCCGCGAATGCCACGCCGCCATCGAGCTGGAACAGAAATCCATTAGCGATGCGATCATCGCCAGCGCCCAGGACGTCGGCTTCGTGGTCGACACCCAGACCGTCGAAGTGGTCGGCCTCTGCTCCGGCTGCCAGGGGGCCTGA
- a CDS encoding zinc ABC transporter ATP-binding protein produces the protein MSDALIRLEQVAVKFAGQNVLDDIHLSVEPGQIVTLIGPNGAGKTTLVRAVLGLLKPDSGNVWRKPKLRIGYMPQKLHVDPTLPLSVLRFLRLVPGVDRERALAALNEVGAEQVIDSPVQSVSGGEMQRVLLARALLREPELLVLDEPVQGVDVAGQAELYSLITRLRDRHGCGVLMVSHDLHLVMSTTDQVVCLNRHVCCSGHPEQVSGDPAFVELFGKNAQSLAIYHHHHDHAHDLHGSVVIGAPVTPHVHGDGCKHG, from the coding sequence ATGAGCGACGCATTGATCCGCCTCGAACAGGTGGCCGTCAAGTTCGCCGGGCAGAACGTGCTGGATGACATCCACCTGAGCGTCGAACCCGGGCAGATCGTGACATTGATCGGCCCCAACGGTGCCGGCAAGACCACCCTGGTGCGCGCCGTGCTGGGCTTGCTCAAGCCCGACAGCGGCAACGTCTGGCGCAAGCCGAAGCTGCGGATCGGCTACATGCCGCAAAAACTCCACGTCGATCCGACGTTGCCGCTGTCGGTCCTGCGTTTCCTGCGCCTGGTTCCCGGCGTCGATCGCGAGCGCGCCCTGGCGGCGCTCAACGAAGTCGGGGCCGAACAGGTCATCGACAGCCCGGTGCAAAGCGTGTCCGGCGGCGAGATGCAACGCGTGCTGCTGGCCCGGGCGCTGCTGCGCGAGCCGGAGCTGCTGGTACTCGACGAGCCGGTCCAGGGCGTCGATGTGGCGGGCCAGGCCGAGCTGTACAGCCTGATTACCCGCTTGCGCGACCGGCACGGTTGCGGCGTGCTAATGGTGTCCCATGACCTGCACCTGGTGATGAGCACCACCGACCAGGTGGTCTGCCTCAACCGTCACGTCTGCTGCTCCGGGCACCCCGAGCAGGTCAGCGGCGACCCGGCATTCGTCGAGCTGTTCGGAAAGAACGCACAAAGCCTGGCGATTTATCACCACCACCATGACCACGCCCACGACCTGCACGGTTCGGTGGTCATTGGTGCGCCGGTTACCCCCCATGTTCACGGAGATGGCTGCAAGCATGGCTGA
- a CDS encoding membrane protein codes for MADFLLYALLAGLALALVAGPLGSFVVWRRMAYFGDTLSHAALLGVALGFLLDVSPAVAVTVGCLLLAVVLVTLQQRQPLASDTLLGILAPSTLSLGLVVLSFMHDVRIDLMAYLFGDLLAISPVDLSWILGGSAAVLALLVALWRPLLAVTVHEELARVEGLPVTGLRLALMLLIAVVIAVAMKIVGVLLITSLLIIPAAAAQRHARSPEQMALGASLLGMLAVSGGLALSWFKDTPAGPSIVVSAAALFLLSFVLPRRGV; via the coding sequence ATGGCTGATTTTCTGTTGTATGCCCTGCTCGCAGGCCTGGCCCTGGCACTCGTGGCCGGGCCCCTGGGTTCGTTCGTAGTCTGGCGGCGCATGGCCTATTTTGGCGACACCTTGTCCCACGCGGCGTTGCTCGGCGTGGCCCTGGGGTTTTTACTGGACGTCAGCCCGGCGGTGGCGGTGACCGTGGGCTGCCTGTTGCTGGCGGTGGTGCTGGTGACGCTGCAACAGCGCCAGCCGCTGGCGTCCGACACGCTGCTGGGCATCCTGGCACCGAGCACGTTGTCCCTTGGCCTGGTGGTGCTCAGCTTCATGCACGATGTGCGCATCGACCTGATGGCTTACCTGTTCGGCGACCTGTTGGCCATCAGCCCGGTCGACCTGTCGTGGATCCTGGGGGGCAGTGCCGCGGTGCTGGCGCTGCTGGTGGCGCTTTGGCGCCCGCTGCTGGCCGTCACCGTGCACGAGGAACTGGCGCGGGTCGAAGGCCTGCCCGTGACGGGGCTGCGCCTGGCCTTGATGCTGTTGATTGCGGTGGTCATCGCCGTGGCCATGAAGATCGTCGGTGTGTTGCTGATTACTTCGTTGCTGATCATTCCGGCGGCTGCGGCACAACGTCACGCCCGCTCGCCGGAGCAGATGGCCCTGGGCGCGAGCCTGCTGGGCATGCTCGCAGTGAGCGGCGGGCTGGCCCTTTCCTGGTTCAAGGACACCCCGGCCGGCCCATCGATCGTGGTCAGCGCCGCCGCGCTGTTTCTGCTGAGTTTTGTCCTGCCTCGTCGAGGGGTGTAG
- a CDS encoding lipoprotein, whose translation MKPFASRYLLLVALSVLLGACQSTPPVTEAPDTRGPAIAQLEQSLAANELATAEDQLATLQAQSPEDASLEPFQRQLAEAYLRRSQIDLQKGDVNAAATALSRARALMPKAPALTGEVNSAIAQARKADLDKAEAALKAAEAKPVAKLIDPSAESTTVALNIADVQQMRRQLDAIAADVVNYQCDVSIQAPRTDDYPWLATLLTKRVKKLDPGFDLKLRKQILRSVPAQVVLTPRKS comes from the coding sequence ATGAAGCCGTTCGCCTCCCGTTATCTGCTCCTAGTCGCGCTTTCAGTGCTACTGGGCGCTTGCCAGAGTACGCCGCCGGTCACCGAGGCCCCCGATACCCGGGGCCCGGCCATCGCGCAGCTGGAACAAAGCCTGGCCGCCAATGAGCTGGCCACCGCTGAAGACCAACTGGCCACCTTGCAGGCCCAATCGCCTGAAGATGCGTCGCTGGAACCCTTCCAACGCCAGTTGGCCGAGGCCTACCTGCGCCGCAGCCAGATCGACCTGCAAAAGGGTGACGTCAACGCCGCCGCCACCGCTCTGAGCCGTGCCCGAGCCTTGATGCCCAAGGCCCCAGCGCTTACCGGCGAAGTCAACAGCGCCATTGCACAAGCGCGCAAGGCCGACCTGGACAAAGCCGAAGCGGCCCTCAAGGCGGCCGAAGCCAAGCCGGTCGCCAAGCTGATCGACCCCAGCGCCGAAAGCACCACCGTGGCGTTGAACATTGCCGATGTGCAGCAAATGCGTCGCCAACTGGATGCCATTGCCGCCGATGTGGTGAATTACCAATGTGATGTCAGCATCCAGGCACCGCGCACCGATGATTATCCGTGGTTGGCGACACTGCTGACCAAGCGGGTCAAGAAACTCGACCCCGGGTTCGACTTGAAGCTGCGCAAGCAGATCCTGCGCAGCGTTCCGGCGCAAGTGGTTCTTACACCGCGTAAATCCTAA
- the katE gene encoding hydroperoxidase (Catalase HPII; monofunctional catalase that decomposes hydrogen peroxide into water and oxygen; serves to protect cells from the toxic effects of hydrogen peroxide), with amino-acid sequence MSTNKPPVDKSQLAGTDTLDRGNTNAKLDSLETFRSDATEQALRTNQGVKIADNQNTLRAGARGPSLLEDFIMREKITHFDHERIPERIVHARGTGAHGYFQSYEAHSALTKAGFLQDPSKKTPVFVRFSTVQGPRGSGDTVRDVRGFAVKFFTDEGNFDLVGNNMPVFFIQDAIKFPDFVHAVKPEPHNEIPTGGSAHDTFWDFVSLVPESAHMVIWAMSDRAIPKSLRSMQGFGVHTFRMINAEGRSSFVKFHWRPKVGTCSLVWDEAQKLAGKDTDYHRRDLWEAIEMGDYPEWEFGVQIVAEEDEHKFDFDLLDPTKIIPEELVPITPLGKMVLNRNPDNFFAEVEQVAFCPGHIVPGIDFSNDPLLQGRLFSYTDTQISRLGGPNFHELPINRAITPVHNGQRDAMHRTTIDKGRTSYEPNSIDGGWPKETPPGPQDGGFESYPERIDAHKIRQRSDSFGDHFSQARLFYKSMSPHEQEHIIAAYSFELGKVEREFIRARQVNEILANIDLELAGRVAKNLGLPVPTACTVDVPTPSLEKSPALSQANLLSGDIKTRKVAVLVADRVDGAIIDALKQALEAEGAHAKVLGPTSAPVTTADGQTLPVDASMEGMPSIAFDAVFVPGGAQSIQALSSDGVALHYLLEAYKHLKAIALNGEARQLLVLLKLEADAGLIPDADASKFQAFFDAIAQHRVWAREPKAKAIPA; translated from the coding sequence ATGAGCACCAACAAGCCCCCGGTCGACAAGAGCCAGTTGGCCGGGACCGACACCCTGGACCGCGGCAACACCAACGCCAAGCTCGACAGCCTGGAAACCTTCCGCTCCGACGCCACCGAACAGGCGTTGCGCACCAATCAGGGCGTGAAAATCGCCGACAACCAGAACACCCTGCGCGCCGGCGCCCGTGGGCCGTCGTTACTGGAAGACTTCATCATGCGTGAAAAGATCACGCATTTTGACCACGAGCGCATCCCGGAGCGTATCGTCCACGCCCGCGGCACTGGCGCCCACGGTTACTTCCAGAGCTATGAAGCCCATTCGGCGCTGACCAAGGCCGGTTTCCTACAAGACCCGAGCAAGAAAACGCCGGTGTTCGTGCGGTTTTCCACTGTGCAGGGCCCACGGGGTTCCGGTGACACGGTGCGGGACGTACGCGGTTTTGCGGTGAAGTTTTTCACCGACGAAGGCAACTTCGACCTGGTAGGCAACAACATGCCGGTGTTCTTCATTCAGGACGCGATCAAGTTTCCCGACTTCGTCCATGCGGTCAAACCCGAGCCGCATAACGAGATCCCTACCGGTGGCTCGGCCCACGACACCTTCTGGGACTTTGTCTCGCTGGTGCCGGAGTCGGCCCACATGGTGATCTGGGCGATGTCCGACCGGGCCATTCCAAAAAGCCTGCGCAGCATGCAAGGCTTTGGCGTGCACACCTTCCGCATGATCAACGCCGAAGGCCGCAGCAGTTTCGTCAAATTCCACTGGCGACCCAAGGTCGGCACCTGTTCCCTGGTGTGGGACGAAGCCCAGAAGCTGGCCGGTAAAGACACCGACTACCACCGTCGCGACCTGTGGGAAGCGATCGAGATGGGCGACTACCCGGAATGGGAGTTCGGCGTACAGATCGTCGCCGAGGAAGACGAGCACAAGTTCGACTTCGACCTGCTCGACCCGACCAAGATCATCCCCGAAGAGCTGGTGCCCATCACGCCCCTGGGCAAAATGGTGCTGAACCGCAACCCGGACAACTTCTTCGCCGAAGTCGAGCAGGTCGCCTTCTGCCCTGGGCACATCGTGCCGGGTATCGATTTTTCCAACGACCCGTTGCTGCAAGGTCGACTCTTTTCCTACACCGATACGCAAATCAGCCGACTCGGTGGGCCGAACTTTCATGAGTTACCGATCAACCGTGCCATCACTCCGGTGCACAACGGCCAGCGTGACGCCATGCACCGCACCACCATCGACAAGGGGCGCACGTCCTACGAGCCGAACTCCATCGACGGCGGCTGGCCGAAGGAAACCCCGCCCGGCCCGCAGGACGGCGGCTTTGAGAGTTATCCGGAGCGCATCGATGCCCACAAGATCCGCCAGCGCAGCGATTCGTTCGGCGATCATTTCTCCCAGGCGCGGCTGTTCTACAAGAGCATGAGCCCGCATGAGCAGGAGCACATCATCGCGGCCTATAGCTTCGAGCTGGGCAAAGTGGAGCGGGAGTTCATCCGGGCGCGGCAGGTCAACGAGATCCTGGCCAACATCGACCTGGAACTGGCCGGGCGAGTAGCGAAAAACCTGGGTCTGCCAGTGCCCACCGCTTGCACCGTGGACGTGCCGACGCCTTCGCTGGAGAAATCCCCGGCCCTGAGCCAGGCGAACCTGCTCTCGGGCGACATCAAGACCCGCAAGGTCGCGGTGCTGGTGGCTGATCGCGTCGATGGCGCGATCATCGATGCGCTCAAACAGGCATTGGAGGCCGAGGGCGCTCACGCCAAGGTCCTGGGGCCGACCTCTGCGCCGGTCACCACCGCCGATGGGCAAACGTTGCCGGTGGACGCGTCCATGGAAGGGATGCCGTCGATTGCCTTCGACGCGGTGTTCGTCCCAGGCGGCGCGCAGTCCATCCAGGCGCTGAGTAGCGATGGCGTGGCGTTGCATTACCTGTTGGAAGCCTACAAGCACCTGAAGGCCATCGCGCTCAACGGGGAAGCCCGGCAGTTGCTGGTGCTGTTGAAGCTGGAGGCGGATGCCGGGCTGATTCCCGACGCGGATGCCAGCAAGTTCCAGGCGTTCTTCGACGCGATTGCGCAACACCGGGTGTGGGCGCGGGAGCCCAAGGCCAAGGCGATTCCGGCTTGA